The Acidobacteriota bacterium genome includes a window with the following:
- the hpnD gene encoding presqualene diphosphate synthase HpnD, which yields MARRDTSFYYSFVVLPRDQRRAIMAVWDFCRAVDDAVDEQAGNADRVVARTTAVAELAKWRRELAASFDGGPLETTVARNLVPHISAFNLPRRAFEDVIDGVEMDLDERRYATFDDLHQYCLRVASAVGLICIEIFGYKDARCREYALNLGVALQLTNILRDLGKDLGIGRLYLPQDDLARCGVTEDALRAGVVSGPVRSLLTLEAEKARDYYRRAALALPPIDARRLVAARIMGAIYFDLLRRIERSGYAVFGPAIRAPRWRKAFLAAKVWTQSMLGLPVERSMAGAEPR from the coding sequence ATGGCCAGACGCGACACTAGCTTCTACTACTCCTTCGTCGTGCTGCCGCGCGACCAGCGTCGCGCCATCATGGCCGTGTGGGACTTCTGCCGCGCCGTCGACGATGCGGTCGATGAGCAGGCAGGAAACGCCGACCGGGTAGTCGCGAGAACAACCGCGGTGGCGGAGTTGGCCAAGTGGCGCCGCGAACTCGCGGCGTCGTTCGATGGCGGGCCGCTCGAAACGACCGTCGCGCGAAACCTCGTGCCGCACATCTCGGCGTTCAATCTGCCGCGCCGGGCCTTCGAAGACGTGATCGACGGCGTGGAGATGGACCTCGACGAGCGCCGCTATGCCACTTTCGACGATCTCCACCAGTACTGCCTTCGGGTGGCGTCGGCCGTGGGCCTGATCTGCATCGAGATCTTCGGTTACAAAGATGCCCGCTGCCGGGAGTACGCGCTCAATCTCGGCGTGGCGCTCCAGTTGACCAATATCCTCAGGGATCTCGGCAAGGATCTGGGTATTGGGAGACTCTATCTGCCTCAGGACGATCTGGCCCGCTGCGGCGTGACCGAGGACGCGTTGCGCGCCGGCGTGGTATCGGGGCCGGTGCGGAGTCTTCTGACGCTCGAGGCGGAGAAGGCCCGCGACTACTACAGGCGCGCTGCCCTTGCGCTGCCTCCAATCGACGCGCGCCGTCTCGTGGCGGCGCGCATCATGGGCGCCATCTACTTCGATCTCCTGCGGCGCATCGAGCGCAGCGGATACGCCGTGTTCGGGCCGGCCATCCGCGCTCCGCGCTGGCGCAAGGCGTTTCTTGCCGCAAAGGTATGGACGCAGTCCATGCTTGGCCTTCCCGTCGAACGCTCCATGGCTGGCGCCGAACCGAGATGA
- the hpnE gene encoding hydroxysqualene dehydroxylase HpnE, with product MSDHTFDVIVIGGGVAGLSTATALVEQGARVLVVEARPALGGRASSHHDPTTGEIVDNGQHILLGCYRESFAFLKRIGAESSVRLQPSLEVPYVDPAGVRTTLSCPALPAPFHLLAGLMEWDALSWTDRLSALRMGPVIRMTQQQLRGRTDRIAASPEETVEDWLVRNGQRRRLREMLWEPLALAALNQPAHEAAAPTFARVLAEMFGRDPQASALGLPARALAETYAEPARQFIEQRGGEVRTNALAKVIVDGGRAVGVRVRSGGEHRAGAVVSAVPWFALADLFDRRLPELTDVLDNASRMGSYPIVTVNLWLDRAVLETPFVGLPGRAMQWIFEKRLILGEAATHLSLVSSGASDIVSRGNAELVALALSELCDGIPAARAATLKHATVVRERRATFSLAPGEPPRPGAKTNLAGFVLAGDWTDTGLPGTIESAAASGHVAAVLVLGPRPTSI from the coding sequence ATGAGCGACCACACGTTCGACGTGATCGTCATCGGCGGAGGCGTGGCAGGGTTGAGCACCGCTACGGCGCTCGTCGAGCAGGGCGCCCGCGTGCTGGTCGTTGAAGCGCGCCCCGCTCTCGGGGGCCGGGCTTCGTCGCACCATGACCCCACCACGGGCGAGATCGTTGACAACGGCCAGCATATCCTCCTGGGCTGCTATCGCGAGTCGTTTGCCTTCCTCAAGCGGATCGGCGCCGAATCATCTGTTCGTCTACAACCGTCGCTGGAAGTGCCGTACGTCGATCCGGCAGGGGTTCGGACTACGTTGAGTTGCCCCGCATTACCCGCGCCGTTTCATCTGCTTGCCGGCTTGATGGAGTGGGACGCGCTGTCGTGGACCGATCGGCTGTCGGCGCTCCGGATGGGGCCCGTGATCAGGATGACGCAGCAGCAACTGCGCGGCCGCACCGACAGGATTGCGGCCTCGCCCGAAGAGACGGTCGAAGACTGGCTCGTCCGCAATGGGCAGCGCCGCCGCCTCCGCGAGATGTTGTGGGAGCCGCTTGCGCTGGCCGCACTCAATCAGCCGGCGCACGAAGCCGCGGCGCCGACGTTTGCCCGGGTGCTCGCCGAGATGTTCGGTCGCGACCCGCAGGCCTCGGCACTCGGGCTTCCCGCGCGCGCGCTCGCCGAGACCTATGCTGAGCCCGCCCGGCAGTTCATCGAACAGCGAGGCGGGGAAGTGCGCACCAACGCCCTCGCAAAGGTGATCGTCGACGGCGGGCGAGCAGTCGGTGTCCGCGTCCGGAGCGGCGGCGAGCATCGCGCCGGTGCCGTTGTGTCGGCGGTGCCGTGGTTTGCGCTGGCCGATCTGTTCGACAGGCGGCTGCCAGAACTGACTGACGTTCTGGATAACGCCAGCCGGATGGGCTCGTATCCGATCGTCACAGTGAATCTCTGGCTCGACCGGGCCGTGCTCGAGACGCCATTCGTGGGACTGCCCGGTCGCGCGATGCAGTGGATCTTCGAGAAGCGCCTGATTCTCGGGGAGGCCGCGACCCATCTCTCCCTGGTCTCGAGCGGCGCGTCCGACATCGTCTCGCGCGGCAACGCCGAACTTGTGGCGCTCGCCCTGAGCGAACTTTGCGACGGCATACCAGCGGCCCGCGCCGCGACGTTGAAACACGCGACGGTCGTGCGGGAGCGGCGTGCCACCTTTTCGCTCGCGCCAGGCGAGCCGCCTCGACCGGGCGCAAAGACGAACCTCGCAGGATTCGTGCTGGCGGGCGATTGGACCGACACGGGCTTGCCAGGTACCATTGAGAGCGCCGCCGCGAGCGGACACGTTGCGGCTGTTCTGGTGCTCGGGCCACGGCCCACGTCAATCTGA